A window of Kribbella voronezhensis genomic DNA:
CCGGTCCGGTGTAGCGTCTATCCCTGCCGAACCCGATGCCAGCGGCCCTGTGAAGGGCAAGGAGTGATCACAGAGTGCACGTCGTCATCATGGGCTGCGGACGAGTCGGGTCGACACTCGCCCGCACCCTGGAGAAGCGTAGCCACACGGTCTCGATCATCGACCAGTCCGCGGACTCGTTCCGCCGGCTGAGCCCGAACTTCTCCGGCCGCACGATCACCGGGATGGGCTTCGACCGCGAAGTACTGATCGAGGCCGGGATCGAGGACGCCGAGGCGTTCGCGGCCGTCTCGAACGGTGACAACTCCAACATCCTGGCCGCGCGTGTCGCCCGGGAGAACTTCGGCGTCGAGAACGTCGTCGCCCGGATCTACGACCCGGGCCGCGCCGAGGTCTACCAGCGGCTCGGCATCCCCACCGTCGGCACGGTCAAGTGGACGGTCGACCAGATGGTCCGCCGGTTGCTGCCGAGCGGTTCGGAGCCCGAGTGGCGCGACCCGTCGGCCACCGTCCGGCTCGCCGAGGTGCACGTGCACCCGGACTGGGTCGGCCGGGTGGCGCTCGACATCGAGAAGGCCACCAACAGCCGGGTCGCCTTCCTGACCCGGCTCGGCGAAGGGCTGCTGCCCAAGGCGGACACGGTCATCCAGGAGGGTGATCTGGTGCACGTCGTCATGCTGGAACGGGAAGCCGCGGCGATCGAGTCCCAGCTCGGCGCCAAGCCTGAGGAGCTGTGATGCGGGTAGCCATCGCCGGCGCCGGGAACGTCGGACGGTCGATCGCCGCCGAACTCCTGGAGAACGGTCACGAAGTACTCCTGATCGACAAGGACCCCCGCGCGATCAAGGCGGAGTCCGTACCGCGCGCCGAGTGGCTGCTGGCCGACGCCTGCGAGCTGTCGTCCCTGGAGGAGGCCGCGCTGCAGCGGTGCCAGGTCGCGATCGCGAGCACCGGCGACGACAAGACCAACCTGGTCGTGTCGCTGCTGGCCAAGACCGAGTTCGGCGTACCGCGAACCGTTGCCCGGGTCAACCATCCTCGGAACGAGTGGATGTTCAACGAGGCCTGGGGGGTGGACGTCTCGGTCTCCACGCCGCGGATCATGTCCGCACTCGTGGAGGAAGCCGTCTCGGTCGGTGACCTGGTCCGGCTGTTCACCTTCCGCCAGGGCGACGCCAACCTCGTCGAGCTCACCCTGCCCGAGGACTCCCCGATGATCGGCCTGCGCGTCGGCGACATCGACTGGCCGGTCGACACCGCCCTGGTCACCATCATCCGCGAAGGCCGCGTCCTGCGCCCCGACCCCGAGGGCACCCTCGAACTCAACGACGAGCTCCTCTTCGTCGCCGCCGACGAAACCGAGGAACAACTCGAAGACATGCTCTCCCCCCACCACCGCCGAGACCAGCTCTAACCCGTACGGCGAACCCACGCACCTCCTCCGTCGGCGCTCCCACCCACCCGAAGACGCCGCTCCTACGTCGCGGGCTGACAACCGCGGCGTGGTGCCGGGTGCACCTCCCTCGGACAATTCCGCCTTGCTGCGCAGGCCGTTCGATGGAGGCGGATCCCAGACGATCCCAGCCGGGATCCACGGAATGCAGTCGAAGCAAACGCGCCCCGGGATTGGATCCCGGGGCGCGTTTTCGTGGTTGGTGTTACTTCTTGCCGCCGCGCAGGAGGTGGGTGACGTGGTCGCGGGCTTCGTCCCATTTGTCCGGGGGAAGGGAGCCGCGGAGGACTGCGTAGGCCAGCCAGAGGGCCAGGGCGTAGAACGGGAGGCCCAGGCCGACCTTGGCGATGCCCAGGGCGTTCAGGC
This region includes:
- a CDS encoding potassium channel family protein; this encodes MHVVIMGCGRVGSTLARTLEKRSHTVSIIDQSADSFRRLSPNFSGRTITGMGFDREVLIEAGIEDAEAFAAVSNGDNSNILAARVARENFGVENVVARIYDPGRAEVYQRLGIPTVGTVKWTVDQMVRRLLPSGSEPEWRDPSATVRLAEVHVHPDWVGRVALDIEKATNSRVAFLTRLGEGLLPKADTVIQEGDLVHVVMLEREAAAIESQLGAKPEEL
- a CDS encoding potassium channel family protein, with translation MRVAIAGAGNVGRSIAAELLENGHEVLLIDKDPRAIKAESVPRAEWLLADACELSSLEEAALQRCQVAIASTGDDKTNLVVSLLAKTEFGVPRTVARVNHPRNEWMFNEAWGVDVSVSTPRIMSALVEEAVSVGDLVRLFTFRQGDANLVELTLPEDSPMIGLRVGDIDWPVDTALVTIIREGRVLRPDPEGTLELNDELLFVAADETEEQLEDMLSPHHRRDQL